From the genome of Branchiostoma floridae strain S238N-H82 chromosome 8, Bfl_VNyyK, whole genome shotgun sequence:
aataagaaaaaacggttttgtaccggtacactgtactgatacccagccctagtcaggACCATTGCTTGGTTTCACTTTTGCTTGGTATTTCACACTGCAATAACTGCATTCAATACAAGGTTAAAGGGAGACCTTCTCCATATAATCTCTTGATACAACAAGTGGCAGTCTGGTAAATGAGGGTGGTTATACAGTtaagatacagaaacagaaaatgACAACACCACAGCTACAAGCTGCCATGTACATACCTCCTCCTGAAGACTGCTGGGAGCCGGTCAACGGGCTGAGTGAACGAGGCGGTTGCGGGCGGTGCGCATGTTTGTGAGCCAACCAGCAGCCGGGGTGTTGGCACAAGACACCACAGGTCGCCGGCGGGACTGCAAACTCACTCATCAGGATGAAATTTTAACCCATCTGGAAAAAAAGGTAGATTGTAATAACTTTTTCAGCATTTTTAATTGATTTATTAATATATAAAGCACATATTTATTTGGATGAAAGAGCAACATGTTTTAGGGTTCTGTTTCTGAAAAACGGGCAGCTAGACTATGATATGTCTTCTCCATATCTGCTGAGTATAACAGCATTTTATCCATGTCATTAGTCACTCAAGTGCTACTTATGTACGGAACTATAtcccgaagaagaagaagaactccCTTGCCATTACTTTTATTACCTATTTCTTACCTCTGTTTGGTGGGGATTCTAGGAGAAAATCCGGAAAGCTGGTGTGCAAACCGTAATTTGGAATAACTAAGAAAGCACTCGTCTGTTACCCGGCAGATTGCATGGACCTAGAGCACTTACCTCGAGTATGTCATCTATGATCTAGCGATCTGAAACCCATCGTATGTTACTTACTAAAACCTATGTATAAACTTTCTCTGTTActcaaatcataatcacagtGAAGCTCAACACATATGGATATGAAATACATAAACCGATGTTTGAGTCACCTTATGAAGACGTTAGCGTTACGCCATACAACGATCTCAGTCGATTAAGTAGTGGGCATTATGCGTGATGTTGTGTCAACAGAGAGCATGTAACCTTAAACTTCACCCTCCCCCTCTCTCCGTAACTTTTAGGATTTGCTACGTGTCAAAAGTGACAAAACGACGCAAAACCTGGACATCTGGCAAAACCCCTCGCAACATACTGACCGTCGGCATTCCATTCATGATCTATTACACACGAACAGCAAGCGGAACTTACCGTCAAACAATAAATCTGTGCCCCGGATTTTACGACATTGTTGACAGCGTCCGCCATGTTCTTGATCCGCACTCAACTTTGGGTCACCTAGCAACAGGTGGAAAGGCACACCACTCAGAAGCGACATCTGCCGATTGCTATACGAACTGCAGCAAGGTTAGCATTATCCTGCAATGTGTGCCAAAATCGCTAGGTGGGACTAACATACTTATTATCAATCTTATTACTAAAATGCCATATAACCGTTGCGTTTATTGGTCAGCACTATTTCAACACATTGGGGATATATCTAGTATGAACATAGGACAGATGACACTTTCTACATTGAAATATTGCTGTGAATCGcccaaatgaatgaattaatgaatggtttatgaatgaatggtttattgaaaaACGATATACCTCGCAGCCAGAGTTTTTGGTAAATTTATATTAGGATATGCGTAGGATATATAAAGACGTCCTTCTTTTGCCATTTTCTAGTCACTTCATATCATTTCTCACTTAGGTTTGAGCTcaatttactacatgtattgtagtATCATTCATTCAGTAGGTGTCAATTAACACCCTGTATCACAGGTATGATGAGCACCTCAAACAAATGCAAATTAGACACATACCTTTCCAATTGATAACAACCGGGGTTGTCTGACCAGTGTTGGTTCAGACCTTGGCTTGGGAAACAGACAACATACAATCATTTCCTTCCGTCCACAAGTTCCAGTAAACATCCACTCGCGCACCTCTGATCCTCGCAACATTTTTCTGCGGCAAACGCGAAGATGCTGCTGCAGCAACTTGTTCTGCTGATCGGTATTCTCGCCGTCCATCCTTTGGCTGCATCTGTGAGCGTATCTGGTGAGTACTTGACTGTCGTGACTTGATCAGAAGTTGTTAACTGTTTTAGAAGTCTTTGTACTAAATGACGGACGCCGATCCCATAAGGTGGTCCGGACTGACTGTTTGGATCTGTGATATAAATTATTATGTTTTATGAGGTTGGATGTTTCAAGTTATGTTGTAGGAGGAGAGAGTTTTAAGCTGTCTGGTATTACCGAACTTTCCGTATTTTCACATAGAAATTAGCAAAATATGTCGCACTGTTTTGCATTGTGCCCTTGATGATAGCATATATAATGGCCTAGAAGTTGATGATAGCAAGaaatagtagtacatgtaatagaacAAATATGTACTTCGTATTACTACGTTATACATACAAAGTGTATTTAGATAAGTGTGTGAAGGTGATCTGAAATTGAAAGAGCTTGCTcatgcaaaacaagaaaaacaaattcaagCACAACTAAAACAATGAGTTGTTCATGTCGTTACTTGAGAGTGGTGCATTGTCTTGTTACGTCGTGATTTAGCACTCATTTGCCAAGACTCACATTATCACAATATTGTTTGAATAGTGGCATTTGTATGTTTACTGTGAATTTGTTACAGACATATGATGCACGAGTGAGGGTAGCAAGTTGTTCAGATCTGTTAGAATAGACGAACAGTATGGATAATTGTTTGTAACGTATATGTAATTGTGCATGATCAGCAGTAATTTTACACACCCACGGAAATCTGTAATGATAAAAATACGTAGATGTTAaataaaattattgttttgtCCATAGCGACTGCATCTCCACAATCGATATCGGCCGTTCAGACTGCATCAGCAAGTCTTCAACCGAGTCCATCCCAAACACCTAATGGTCTCGCCTCCCAGGCCCCTCATCTTGACAGCACTGCAGCGATGTCCCTCGGAACATCTGCTCCAGTTATGACGCCGCCCCTCGGCACATCAGGTCCAGTTGTGACGCCGTCCCTCGACATATCAGCCCCAGTTGTGACGCCGTCCCTCGTCACATCTGCTTCAGTTGTGGCTCCGTCCCTCGGCACATCTAATCCAATTGTGGCACAGTCCCTCGGTACATCGGCTCCAGTTATGACGCCGTCCCTCGGCACATCGGCTCCAGTTGTGACGCCATCCCTCGGCACATCGGCTCCAGTTGTGACGCCGTCCCTCGGTACATCTGCTGCAGTTATGTCCCTCGGCGCATCGGCTCCAGTTGTGACACCGTCCCTCGGCACATCGGCTCCAGTTGTGACGCCGTCCCTCGGCACATTGGCTCCAATTATGTCCCTCGGTGCATCGGCTCCAGTTGTGACGACGTCCCTCGGTACATCGGCTCCGGTTGTGTCCCTCGGTACATCAGCTCCAGTTGTTGCCCCGTCCCTCAGTACATCAGCTCCAGTTGTTGCCCCGTCCCTCGGTACATCAGCTCCAGTTGTTGCCCCGTCCCTCGGCACATCTGCTCCGATTGTGGCTACGTCCCTCGGTACATCTACTCCAGTTGTGGCGCCTTCCCTCGGCACATTGGGTCCAGCCATGACACCATCCCTTGGTATATCGAGCGCCACCATCGTGCCATACCTCAGCACACTATCGCCGACTCGTGGTATTTCACCATCCTTGAGTACCCAGGGCCACGTACCCTCTCCCAGGCCGTCTTTACTTGCCATTACACCTTCCCCCGGCATAATGACCTCGATAATTACGCCTGTCATGGGTACACAAACCCCAGTCATCGCAAACTCCCTCGGTACACCGACTCCAACCGTCACACCTTCACTGAGGACATCGGAACCACTTGCCAGACCGTCCTCTAGCACTGCTACACAGGCGCCTTCCATCACCTCGTCCTTGGAAGCTTTTAGGTCAGCCGGTTTCTCGACCGCATCGGCGACACACAGTACACCACAGCTGAACACCGTGCGACTCAACACCTCTCAGATGACAGTGATGCAGACAAGTACGGTGCTCATATCTCCCTCTGTGGCGAGATCAATGTCATCAGTGACAGCAACCGTGACCGCAAACACAACAGCTCCGACATCACCACCTCGTCAGGTACCAGGTAAGACCACCTTTTAGAACACCCTTTCCATCGTCATTGCGGCATGCCCTAACAAGACAagtttcatgttttgttgccGCTTGAGGCACTGTCTGTATGAACTTTcgcaatgtcttttttttttcattctaacGCCCTAGCTGAATAGGCTATTGTTCTGTAGTACATGTCTGGTGCTTGGTAAAACTTATTTGTATCTTCAGAGCAAAGTTCTAAGCAAACGTTTTACAATTTTACTGAAGAGTATTTCTTTCTCCGTCTACCCCTCTACAGTTCTCCAGGCACAGTCGTTTGACGTCATTTCGCGGAGCAGTGACGTGTTCAGTCCGGTAGAGGGCACTACAGTCGTTTTCAACTACATCATACGGAACACTGGCCCCGTGGACCTCCCTCCCAGCCGCGGCGGGACTCTGCAAATAAAGGTagtcatgttttattttgcttgtttgttttgaaaaccATAACGGGTAAACCTTAATTTGTACGAGGTCGAATGACCGAGTGGCTACGCTGCAGGAGCGGAAGtttgtacctgacttcggttggggaagtaaaaggcTAGTTGTGGAAAGAGATGGACTGGCCCCATCTCCCAATACCGTACCATGGATGACCCGCTGGCTGGGCCGCTGCTGCCTCAAAATTACCGTTAACGGGTAATCCACCCTATGTCGGCTCCACTGTTGATGTGTTGTCAAAAATGTCACTATTTATTATACATTTAGTATTGTACTTCCAACAGCAAGTTGACATGTAGGAATTCTAGTTTTGATACCAGGTATTTGAATCTAGAACTCAAAGCGCaatgtgttattttcttccacaggTGTACCTAACTGACAGTGCACAGTTTGACGCCGCCACGCTCGTGTCTAAACCCACAGACGCCACCGTGAGTCCCCTGCACACCGTCCTGATCAGGCACGGCTTAAAGACGGGCGATGTTGTTGAACTGTCCGACTTGTCAGCCAAAGTGTCTGTTCCCGGGGCTAACTGCAGTTCCTATACCCACCTCTGTGTGGCGCTTGAGATACACGGGACGGCAGTGAATCAGACCACGACTGGGGTCTGCAAACCGCTGGGGAGTGGACAAGGCGGAGTTGGGGCACAGGATTGTAGTAAAGGTACTAGAAGTCTTTTATTGTAGTAAAGGTACTAGAAGTCTTTCTTTTTCCAATATGAGGATCTTAAGTTGCATAAATGTTTGCGTAAAAATGGGACCCCATCGTCATCATTAATTCACAAATCTGACTAGCGACCGTTTTGCAAAGGACAAGCATAAAAGTTAACGTCGTTATCTATTCCTTCGCAGTGTTAGGGACGTGCAGCGTCACATGCGACGCCAATGCGAACTGCATCAGGGCAGACGACGGTAAAGCGAGCTGCGCATGTGCATCAGGGTATACCGGGGATGGCACAGTCTGCTGGGGTGAGTATCCGACTTTGAAATTCTAGACGAGAATTAGAGGGAATTATGCATATTTCTtacttagcatgaaagctcatctgtgtggGTAAAACCCACCTCGGAGTCCCAACTTTCgttcaacacaagcaaattgcttacctcgaattttcgaGGTAACTGATTTGCTTATGTAGAATGAAAGTTACAAACTCCAATACACATTTCTTGCTCATTTGTTACTACAGAAGACTTAAACAATAAATATACAAAGCACTGTCATCAAACGGCAAGCAAGCTATACAAAAAAAAGATTGAGGAAATTACATATGGATATTAATCTATCACTCTAATATTCACTCAAAGATCTTCCTTTGCTCCCGGTATCCCAAACTACAGACGAAGACGAGTGCAGGAGCGCTCCTTGCGCCGATGTCTCGAACTCCAGGTGCGTGAACACTGTCGGGTCGTACCATTGCGCGTGCGTGCCGGGGTACGTCAAGACTGGTGGGGCGTGCAGAGCCGTGATGTCGTTCCAAGCAGACGTGCGGTTCTTCGCCTACAACTACACAGACGCCTACTCGAACAGGAGCTCCGCGGAGTATAGGCAGTTAGCAGATATCTACTTAACAGAGGTATGGCTTTGTTCAGTGCATTTTATGATATTTAACGAGTAGCTTCGTTATGAACCACAGTTCCATATAAAGCAAATTTCAAGCTTGTAACTCCTACAGGGAAAACTATTCTGACCTCACAGATTGAGAGACCTCTACTTTCTGAGAGTTGTCTACTTAACGTGTTTGACGTGTACATACTAGCATAGAGTGTAGAGAAAATGTACGGTAAGCTTTTTTGTCGTGATATTCGTGACTACATATATCGTTATTAACGTTAGTAGCTGATGTGATAACCCAATATCTATATATACGCAGATGACAAGCCTGTACCTAGCCAGCCCCCTAGCGACTGTCTTCCGAAGTGTGGAAGTTCTGGGATTCCGGAAAGGCAGTGTGATCGGCACCCATGCAGTGAATGTGGCAGAGGGTAGCGGACAGACGGCAAGTGCCGTCAGCACAACCCTGCAGAACGCCATCCAGTCGGCAGGGGGCACCACTCTACAGATGTCTTCAGAGGTTACAGTCACAGGTAAgcgaaaaataataaaaaaatagaatgtTACTTGCCTTGGTAATCACACCCTCGACGTcaaccaaagaaaaagaaacttgcCATAAAATCTTAAACGCCAGTAGAGCCCACACGGCCTTATGTCAGCATTCAAAACCATTTTTCGTGATAGAATTCTATAGCATAGTCTATAGCAAATAATGCCGATCTGTAGTATGAAAAGTATCGTGTGAAATGCCAATCCGTAGCATGAAAAGCATAGACTtaattttcttcaaatcaatCCGGTTGAAAAGAAGGACTGAAATGCGGTATGCTGTTACTAGGTGCCCgaaaactgtaacattttccgACATGTATTTGCACAGATTATGACGAATGCGGCCCTGACAGTAACGAACCATTACTAGGTGCCTGGAGACTATAAAAGTTTTCCgatatgtgtttttttcacaGATTATGACAAGTGCACAAGCTCGGACAGTAATGAACattttccgattttttttcacagattATGACGAGTGTGCGAGCCCGGACAGTCACGACTGCAGCCCTGACGCCAGGTGTGAGAACCAGGTGGGCGGGTTCACCTGCGTGTGTCGCACGGGCTACCAGGACAGGTCACCTCAGGACAGGCCGGGAAGGAAATGCTACAGTCAGTAATATCTCTTCTCTATATGACCGAATTTATTTCGGAGGAAGAAATAGGGAGTAAGAAAACAAGCGGTAAAGAAATTACAGACAAGAAGAGTGCAATGTTGCCGAGAATTAAACTGGTTTGAATAACTATGGCGGGAATACAGAAATGTCTTTCATTCTTTATAAAATCTTTTAATTCTTTAATTCTGTATAAACAT
Proteins encoded in this window:
- the LOC118421813 gene encoding flocculation protein FLO11-like encodes the protein MLLQQLVLLIGILAVHPLAASVSVSATASPQSISAVQTASASLQPSPSQTPNGLASQAPHLDSTAAMSLGTSAPVMTPPLGTSGPVVTPSLDISAPVVTPSLVTSASVVAPSLGTSNPIVAQSLGTSAPVMTPSLGTSAPVVTPSLGTSAPVVTPSLGTSAAVMSLGASAPVVTPSLGTSAPVVTPSLGTLAPIMSLGASAPVVTTSLGTSAPVVSLGTSAPVVAPSLSTSAPVVAPSLGTSAPVVAPSLGTSAPIVATSLGTSTPVVAPSLGTLGPAMTPSLGISSATIVPYLSTLSPTRGISPSLSTQGHVPSPRPSLLAITPSPGIMTSIITPVMGTQTPVIANSLGTPTPTVTPSLRTSEPLARPSSSTATQAPSITSSLEAFRSAGFSTASATHSTPQLNTVRLNTSQMTVMQTSTVLISPSVARSMSSVTATVTANTTAPTSPPRQVPVLQAQSFDVISRSSDVFSPVEGTTVVFNYIIRNTGPVDLPPSRGGTLQIKVYLTDSAQFDAATLVSKPTDATVSPLHTVLIRHGLKTGDVVELSDLSAKVSVPGANCSSYTHLCVALEIHGTAVNQTTTGVCKPLGSGQGGVGAQDCSKVLGTCSVTCDANANCIRADDGKASCACASGYTGDGTVCWDEDECRSAPCADVSNSRCVNTVGSYHCACVPGYVKTGGACRAVMSFQADVRFFAYNYTDAYSNRSSAEYRQLADIYLTEMTSLYLASPLATVFRSVEVLGFRKGSVIGTHAVNVAEGSGQTASAVSTTLQNAIQSAGGTTLQMSSEVTVTDYDECASPDSHDCSPDARCENQVGGFTCVCRTGYQDRSPQDRPGRKCYNSTLVAGVTLGLVALALLIIVLAVCCCRKRKKAEPVGVGDLVWGKQSVRAFWWPGEVVPGRNGNSLWVRWFGLNTFSPVSELKVQKFQSLEQHYDSEANETMQSYREGLNRIMEKKNSQRRDMYEMISGNEVSALREIVSLGLRKI